CTGGAGCGGCTCGCCGACGACCTGGCGCACGAGATCAAGAACCCCCTGCACTCCATGGTGATCAACCTGGAGGTGCTGAAGCGCCGCGTGGCCCGGTGGAACACCGACGAGCAGGGCGAGGCGGAGCGCTACATCGGCGTGCTGGGAGCCGAGCTGGAGCGGGTCACCCGCCGCATCGAGCTCCTCCTCCGCCTTTCCCGGCCGGCGCGCAGGGCCGAGCCCGTCACCCTGGACGAGCTGGTGCACGAGCTCAAGGAGCTGATCGAGCTGGAGGGCCGCCGGCACGAGGTGTCGGTCCGCATCGAGCCCGCCGGCCTCCCCGCCCCCGTGAACGTCCCCCGCGAGCAGGTGCGGCAGGTCATCCTGGACATGGTCCTGGAGGTCCTGGACGGGAGCGCGCCGGGCGGAGCGCTGGTGATCCGCACCGCGCGCCTGGACGACCGCGCCGCGGTCTCCGTCTCCGCCCTGGACGGCGACGGCCGCCCGCTCCCCCTGGCCGACGATGCCTCCGCTCCCAGCGGCGGCACCGTGGCACGCCTCCCCGCCGCGCGCGCCATCGCCGGGCTCGTCGGCGGCACCCTGGAGCTGGACGGCGCCCTCCCCTCGCCCCACGACGGGGGAACCGGAGGGGGTGGAGTGGTGTTCACCATTCCGGTGGCGGGCGCCTGAGCCGAGGTGTGTAACCCGTTGGCTCCCATGCGCGATTCAGCTTGACCCCGCGCGCGGGACCCCGCTATCTTTCCCGGTTCGACAAACACAAGACTCTTCCAACAGCGCGGGTATGCAAGCGAAGATCCTGGTCGCGGACGACGAGCGCCACATCGCCGAGGGCCTGCAGATGCTCCTCGGCGAGGAGGGCTACGAGGTCGAGACCGCCACGGACGGGCGGAAGGCGTGGGAGATGATCCAGGAGGGGGGCTACGGCCTGATCCTGGCCGACCTCCGCATGCCCGAGGTGGACGGGCTGGAGCTCTTCGCCCGCATGCGGGACTCCGGGATCGCCAGCGAGGTGATCATCATCACCGGCGCCGCCTCGGTCGATTCCGCCGTGGCCGCCATGCGCGAGGGCGCCTACGACTACCTGGAGAAGCCGCTGAACCTGGAGCGGCTCAAGGCGCTGATCCCGAAGGCGCTGGAGGCGTACCGGGTCAAGCAGGCCAACCGCCTGCTGGAGGAGCGGCTCGCGAACCTGACCCGCTTCGGCGACCTGATCGGACAGTCGGACGAGATGCGCGGCATCTACGGCACCATCGAGGCCGTCGCCCCCGCCAGCGCCAGCGTGCTCATCGTGGGGGAGAGCGGGACCGGCAAGGAGCTGGTGGCCCGCGCCGTCCACGAGAAGTCCAACCGCGCCAAGGGCCCGTTCATCGCCATCAACTGCGGCGCCTTCCCGCGCGAGATCCTGGAGAACGAGCTCTTCGGCCACGAGAAGGGCGCCTTCACCGGGGCCATCAACGAGAAGGCCGGGTGCTTCGAGCTGGCCGACGGCGGGACGCTCTTCCTGGACGAGGTCGCGGAG
The Longimicrobiaceae bacterium DNA segment above includes these coding regions:
- a CDS encoding histidine kinase dimerization/phospho-acceptor domain-containing protein, producing the protein MGSDTERPEALVVRANKLDILERLADDLAHEIKNPLHSMVINLEVLKRRVARWNTDEQGEAERYIGVLGAELERVTRRIELLLRLSRPARRAEPVTLDELVHELKELIELEGRRHEVSVRIEPAGLPAPVNVPREQVRQVILDMVLEVLDGSAPGGALVIRTARLDDRAAVSVSALDGDGRPLPLADDASAPSGGTVARLPAARAIAGLVGGTLELDGALPSPHDGGTGGGGVVFTIPVAGA
- a CDS encoding sigma-54 dependent transcriptional regulator codes for the protein MQAKILVADDERHIAEGLQMLLGEEGYEVETATDGRKAWEMIQEGGYGLILADLRMPEVDGLELFARMRDSGIASEVIIITGAASVDSAVAAMREGAYDYLEKPLNLERLKALIPKALEAYRVKQANRLLEERLANLTRFGDLIGQSDEMRGIYGTIEAVAPASASVLIVGESGTGKELVARAVHEKSNRAKGPFIAINCGAFPREILENELFGHEKGAFTGAINEKAGCFELADGGTLFLDEVAEMEPDIQVKFLRALEQRSFRRLGGKKEIHVDIRVVAATNKNINKAVEEGKLREDLYHRLAVIPLNLPPLRERRGDVRLLAETFLRRFSEENGKPLKGFAPEALEFINAYRWPGNVRELKNAVERAVIFAHGDLVTLQDLRAHELIAAEDREVRIPVGTSVEQAERTLVLKTFSFVDGDYGRAASMLGIEEEDLRSRLSNLMGLHIAEV